The Gammaproteobacteria bacterium genome has a segment encoding these proteins:
- a CDS encoding sulfotransferase, which yields MQPIWQSLQAGQYEAAEKACRRILRFRPRHVEANLCLGALHQRARRFEDSIDHFRKVLALAPDHVPAHANLADSLMELERYDDAWEVIDHALKVKADSTVAERSLGGACFRLCRYEDAVACYRRALATEPDEFRNHLGLALALRYLGRAEEALAAYDRAVTLRPGDPEILFCRGHVLSDLGRLEDAAAAFRKSIRLRPAALTYQLLAITRHHVRYDAEIKAMEALHDRPTTSPDERMIYAFGLGKAFEDLRDYDKAFGYFAGANRQRRSIKPYSAARNEEIHRHLRTTFNAEFLAQRQGLGRSDATPIFILGMPRSGTSLVEQILASHPMVHGGGELPDLPMICTAAMKDMPASVERLQAADWQRLADRYLARLRVRNASKPHVTDKMPFNFFRIGMIAVMLPNARLIHLRRDPVDTCLSAFKNFFSESGMEWTYDLADLGHYYALYRDLMAHWRRVLPGKIVDVQYEDLVAQPEAGIRALLDAIGLPFDAGCLAFHQTKHAVRTRSATQVRQPIYGSSVQAWRRYEQHLRPLLEALGEPPAASR from the coding sequence ATGCAACCCATCTGGCAGTCCCTGCAGGCCGGCCAATACGAGGCGGCCGAGAAGGCCTGTCGCAGGATTCTTCGCTTCAGGCCGCGACACGTCGAGGCCAATCTCTGCCTCGGCGCATTGCACCAGCGGGCGAGACGCTTCGAGGACTCGATCGACCACTTCCGCAAAGTGCTCGCTCTCGCACCCGATCACGTCCCGGCGCACGCCAACCTGGCGGATTCGCTGATGGAACTCGAGCGGTATGACGACGCCTGGGAGGTCATCGACCATGCGCTGAAGGTCAAGGCGGACTCAACCGTGGCGGAGAGAAGCCTCGGTGGCGCATGTTTCCGCCTGTGCCGCTACGAAGATGCGGTGGCTTGTTACCGGCGGGCGCTCGCAACCGAGCCGGACGAGTTTCGCAATCATCTCGGTCTCGCACTAGCACTGCGGTATCTTGGCCGCGCCGAAGAAGCTCTGGCCGCGTACGACAGGGCGGTGACGCTGCGCCCCGGCGACCCCGAAATCCTTTTCTGCCGCGGCCATGTGCTGTCCGATCTGGGGCGGCTCGAAGATGCGGCTGCCGCCTTCAGGAAATCCATCCGCTTGCGCCCCGCGGCTCTGACCTACCAACTTCTCGCTATAACGCGTCATCACGTCCGGTATGACGCCGAAATCAAGGCCATGGAGGCCCTGCACGACCGGCCGACGACCTCCCCCGACGAGCGCATGATCTACGCGTTCGGGCTGGGCAAGGCGTTCGAGGATCTGCGCGACTACGACAAGGCCTTTGGCTATTTTGCCGGCGCGAACCGCCAGCGCCGCAGCATCAAGCCGTATTCGGCTGCACGCAATGAGGAAATTCACCGGCACCTGAGAACCACTTTCAACGCCGAGTTCCTGGCGCAGCGCCAGGGACTCGGCCGGAGCGATGCCACGCCGATTTTCATTCTCGGCATGCCGCGGTCCGGCACCAGTCTGGTCGAGCAGATCCTGGCCAGCCACCCGATGGTGCATGGTGGCGGCGAGTTGCCGGACCTGCCGATGATCTGCACGGCCGCGATGAAAGACATGCCGGCCTCGGTCGAGCGCCTGCAAGCCGCCGACTGGCAACGGCTGGCAGACCGCTATCTCGCGCGACTGCGGGTCCGCAACGCCTCGAAGCCGCACGTCACCGACAAGATGCCATTCAACTTCTTCCGTATCGGCATGATCGCCGTCATGCTGCCGAACGCCCGGCTCATCCACCTCCGGCGCGATCCGGTCGACACCTGTCTTTCAGCCTTCAAGAATTTCTTTTCGGAATCTGGCATGGAATGGACTTACGACCTCGCCGATCTCGGCCACTACTACGCGCTGTATCGCGACCTGATGGCACACTGGCGCCGCGTCCTGCCGGGAAAGATCGTGGACGTCCAGTACGAGGACCTCGTGGCGCAACCCGAAGCCGGGATCCGCGCGCTGCTGGACGCGATCGGCCTGCCCTTCGACGCCGGCTGCCTGGCCTTCCACCAGACGAAGCATGCCGTGCGCACGCGCAGCGCGACCCAGGTGCGCCAGCCGATCTACGGCAGTTCCGTGCAGGCCTGGCGGCGTTACGAGCAGCATCTGCGCCCGCTGCTCGAGGCCCTGGGGGAACCCCCGGCCGCCAGCCGCTGA
- a CDS encoding DUF3365 domain-containing protein: MIGTPIRRCWLLGLLLATSAGQAGNEVALLDEARRVATSVPPRLLAVLQQEIAQGGLEGAIVACRDTAPELARTASAESGWAIRRVSLRNRNPAAVPDTWERAILEEFDRRAAAGESPAALERGETVTEDGHPVFRYMRALPTQELCLGCHGTVERISPSVRSRLAALYPDDRATGYEVGDIRGAITLRRPLPASE, encoded by the coding sequence ATGATCGGTACACCGATACGGCGGTGCTGGCTTCTCGGCCTACTGCTCGCAACTTCGGCGGGTCAGGCCGGCAACGAGGTGGCGCTGCTCGACGAAGCGCGACGCGTCGCGACGTCGGTGCCGCCACGGCTGCTGGCCGTGCTGCAGCAGGAGATTGCCCAGGGCGGACTCGAGGGCGCGATCGTCGCCTGCCGCGATACTGCGCCGGAACTCGCGCGGACGGCTTCGGCGGAAAGTGGCTGGGCCATTCGCCGCGTGAGCCTGAGAAACCGTAACCCCGCAGCGGTTCCCGACACCTGGGAGCGCGCGATCCTCGAGGAATTCGACCGGCGCGCTGCCGCCGGGGAGAGCCCGGCTGCGCTCGAGCGTGGCGAGACGGTGACGGAGGACGGGCATCCCGTGTTCCGGTACATGCGGGCGCTGCCAACCCAGGAGTTGTGCCTGGGATGCCACGGCACCGTGGAGCGGATCAGCCCGTCAGTCAGATCGCGGCTGGCGGCGCTCTACCCCGATGACCGGGCGACCGGATACGAGGTCGGCGACATCCGGGGCGCGATCACCCTGCGGCGACCGTTGCCGGCATCCGAATGA
- a CDS encoding metal-sulfur cluster assembly factor: MPTPAPPEPTVEALREALTQVLDPEVGVNIVDLGLVYDIRLSDGRLEVDLTMTTPSCPMGSMIAGEAHDVLAAQLPAGTAIEVRLVWDPPWEPAMMSAQAREHFGW, encoded by the coding sequence ATGCCGACCCCCGCTCCGCCCGAGCCGACCGTGGAGGCCCTGCGCGAGGCCCTGACCCAGGTCCTGGACCCGGAGGTCGGGGTGAACATCGTGGATCTCGGGCTCGTCTATGACATACGCCTGTCGGACGGCCGGCTCGAGGTCGATCTCACCATGACAACGCCCTCATGCCCGATGGGGTCGATGATTGCCGGTGAAGCGCACGACGTGCTGGCCGCGCAGCTCCCCGCGGGCACTGCCATCGAGGTCAGGCTGGTCTGGGATCCACCCTGGGAGCCCGCCATGATGAGCGCGCAGGCACGCGAACACTTCGGCTGGTGA
- a CDS encoding cytochrome b, whose translation MPQRRVVMIRNTATRWGWPARGLHWLMALMIAAQVPLGFWMVDAYDAWLAGKGDTALVMTLSRAHNTNGFLVLILVLGRLGWRLQNPAPDLPAGLAAWQRLTARATHTALYTLLLIFPLTGWAALSAYDGEFPIFFFGWDHVFRIVPQATGESPFTSDLFSGIHEACWKIGAVVLGLHAVAALWHEYVRRDGVLRRMWRG comes from the coding sequence TTGCCACAGCGACGAGTCGTGATGATCCGCAACACCGCAACACGCTGGGGCTGGCCTGCGCGGGGCCTGCACTGGCTGATGGCGTTGATGATCGCCGCACAAGTGCCGCTTGGCTTCTGGATGGTCGATGCCTACGACGCGTGGCTCGCCGGCAAGGGCGACACGGCGCTGGTGATGACGCTCTCCCGGGCGCACAACACCAACGGTTTCCTGGTGCTGATACTGGTGCTGGGGCGGCTGGGCTGGCGGCTGCAGAACCCTGCCCCGGACCTTCCCGCCGGACTGGCCGCCTGGCAGCGCCTGACGGCGCGTGCGACCCACACCGCTCTCTACACCCTGCTGCTGATCTTCCCGCTCACCGGCTGGGCCGCGCTGTCCGCCTACGACGGCGAGTTTCCGATCTTTTTCTTCGGCTGGGACCATGTCTTCCGGATCGTGCCCCAGGCCACCGGAGAATCCCCGTTCACGAGCGACCTCTTCAGCGGAATTCACGAGGCCTGCTGGAAGATCGGCGCCGTTGTGCTCGGCCTGCACGCGGTTGCGGCGCTGTGGCACGAGTACGTTCGCAGGGACGGCGTGCTGCGGCGTATGTGGCGGGGTTAG
- a CDS encoding glycosyltransferase family 9 protein: MAFSSGRTPGQWPESLCVIRLSAIGDCCHTLPVLRTLQSAWPDTRITWVIGRTEYELMKGVDGVEFITFDKNQPRASLTQLRAQTRGRRFPVLLHMHASMRANFASRVVGAVRRIGFDRGRARDYQWLFTNERIAAHADQHVMDGLFAFIEHLGIHERRLRWNIPLSDDDRAFAESQARGPAPLVVISPCSSQRFRNFRDWRAENYAEVANRLQQQFGAKLLLTGGPTAVERAYGTAIASATCAPVTNLIGQTSLKQLLALLERASLLICPDSGPAHMATAVGTPVIGLYATSNRHRTGPYFCQDLVVDAYPEAVRREFGVPVSQLRFGQRVRDPAAMDLIRTSDVIARAEQVLQNPGARRNGTPDAPGSA; the protein is encoded by the coding sequence ATGGCCTTTTCATCCGGTCGAACGCCAGGGCAGTGGCCGGAATCGCTCTGTGTCATTCGGCTCTCGGCCATCGGCGACTGTTGCCACACGCTGCCCGTGCTGCGCACCCTGCAGTCAGCCTGGCCCGACACGCGCATCACCTGGGTCATCGGCCGGACAGAATACGAATTGATGAAGGGCGTGGACGGCGTCGAGTTTATCACCTTCGACAAAAACCAGCCCCGGGCCAGTCTCACGCAACTCCGCGCGCAGACCCGAGGCCGACGCTTCCCGGTGCTCCTGCACATGCACGCTTCCATGCGCGCGAACTTCGCCAGCCGTGTGGTGGGCGCCGTGCGGCGCATCGGCTTCGACCGCGGCCGCGCCCGCGACTACCAGTGGCTGTTCACCAACGAGCGGATCGCCGCGCACGCCGACCAGCACGTGATGGACGGCCTGTTCGCGTTCATCGAGCACCTGGGCATCCACGAGCGACGATTGCGCTGGAATATTCCGCTCAGCGACGACGATCGCGCGTTCGCCGAGTCACAGGCGCGCGGCCCGGCGCCGCTGGTGGTGATCAGCCCCTGCAGCAGCCAGCGATTCCGCAACTTTCGTGACTGGCGCGCCGAGAATTATGCCGAGGTCGCCAACCGGCTACAGCAGCAGTTCGGCGCGAAGCTGCTGCTGACTGGCGGCCCGACAGCGGTCGAGCGAGCCTACGGCACCGCGATCGCGTCCGCGACCTGCGCGCCTGTCACCAACCTCATCGGGCAAACCAGCCTCAAGCAACTGCTGGCGTTGCTCGAGCGCGCCTCTCTCCTGATCTGCCCGGACTCCGGCCCGGCGCACATGGCGACCGCCGTCGGCACGCCGGTGATCGGACTCTACGCCACCTCCAATCGCCACCGAACCGGGCCGTATTTCTGCCAGGACCTGGTCGTGGACGCGTATCCCGAAGCCGTGCGCCGCGAGTTCGGCGTGCCCGTTTCGCAACTGCGTTTCGGCCAGCGGGTACGCGACCCCGCAGCCATGGACCTGATCCGGACCAGCGATGTCATCGCCAGGGCGGAGCAGGTACTGCAAAACCCGGGCGCCCGGCGCAATGGCACACCGGATGCTCCCGGCAGCGCATAA
- a CDS encoding 3-deoxy-D-manno-octulosonic acid kinase: protein MRSVERIERIADGAILYDGTIVNHMKADWFDPAHWPAARVASGDSGGRGATLFIRCEGQDWVLRHYHRGGAVARFARDGYPWLGEDRSRSFAEWRLLDRIRNAGLPAPRPVAARYRRRGMVYRADLITVLIPGVVPLSTYLARRAVDEAVWRNVGACIARFHRAGFFHADLNAHNLQINERGEIFLLDFDRGRERPAAGAWQQRNLARLRRSLIKISADGAVRFTGENWSALLAGHGTELSAARS from the coding sequence ATGCGTTCGGTGGAGCGTATAGAGCGGATCGCGGACGGTGCCATCCTATACGATGGCACCATCGTCAACCACATGAAGGCCGACTGGTTCGACCCCGCACACTGGCCCGCGGCGCGCGTGGCGAGCGGTGATTCCGGCGGGCGCGGAGCCACGCTCTTCATTCGCTGCGAGGGCCAGGACTGGGTCCTGCGCCATTACCACCGCGGCGGCGCTGTGGCCCGGTTTGCGCGCGATGGATATCCCTGGCTGGGCGAAGACCGCAGTCGCTCGTTTGCGGAATGGCGCCTGCTCGACCGTATCCGCAATGCGGGCCTGCCCGCGCCGCGGCCAGTGGCCGCCCGCTATCGGCGCCGGGGCATGGTCTACCGGGCCGATCTGATCACCGTGCTGATTCCCGGTGTCGTGCCGTTGTCCACGTACCTTGCCAGGCGGGCGGTGGACGAGGCGGTGTGGCGTAACGTGGGCGCGTGCATAGCCCGCTTTCACCGGGCAGGTTTCTTTCACGCCGACTTGAACGCGCACAACCTGCAGATCAACGAGCGTGGCGAAATCTTCCTGCTCGATTTCGATCGTGGCCGTGAGCGGCCAGCCGCCGGTGCCTGGCAGCAGCGCAACCTCGCCCGACTGCGCCGTTCGCTCATCAAGATCAGTGCCGACGGTGCGGTGCGCTTCACGGGGGAAAACTGGTCGGCGCTCCTCGCCGGCCATGGCACGGAGCTGTCTGCTGCGCGTTCCTGA
- the lpxL gene encoding LpxL/LpxP family Kdo(2)-lipid IV(A) lauroyl/palmitoleoyl acyltransferase, producing MNSPPGQRASLSGFWHPRYWPLWLGAGLLRLLIVLPFRVQLALGAGLGRLLYLLLRERRRVAAINLRLCFPELGERERARLLRRHFSSLGIGLFELGMAWWASDRRIQSLVRIEGFENLSNALRSGRGVLVVSGHFSGGEITGRAMKALVPQYGVLYRPVRNPLLDEFLRRARARAVQFVIPKDSIRVLLRVLKQGIAVWYAADQSYRRQHSVLVPFFGEPAMTNGALTPIARLSAAPVVPYFPQRLADGSGYRVSILPALEDFPSGDVAADTQRVLALLEAHIRQAPEQYYWVHRRFKGRPEGFPDPYR from the coding sequence ATGAACTCTCCACCGGGACAACGCGCATCGCTGTCTGGTTTCTGGCACCCGCGCTACTGGCCGTTGTGGCTCGGGGCCGGGCTGCTGCGCCTGCTCATCGTGCTGCCCTTCCGGGTCCAGCTGGCGCTGGGCGCCGGGCTTGGCCGACTGCTCTACCTGCTGTTGCGCGAGCGGCGGCGGGTGGCGGCGATCAACCTGCGCCTTTGCTTTCCGGAACTCGGCGAGCGCGAACGTGCCCGCCTGCTGCGCCGGCATTTCTCCTCACTGGGAATCGGCCTGTTCGAACTCGGCATGGCTTGGTGGGCCAGCGACCGGCGTATCCAGTCCCTGGTCCGCATCGAGGGTTTCGAGAACCTCAGCAATGCGCTTCGCAGCGGGCGTGGCGTGCTGGTCGTCAGCGGCCACTTTTCCGGCGGTGAGATCACGGGACGAGCGATGAAAGCCCTCGTGCCCCAATACGGCGTCCTGTACCGGCCCGTCCGTAACCCGCTGCTCGACGAGTTTCTGCGCCGGGCGCGGGCACGGGCGGTGCAGTTTGTCATCCCCAAGGACAGCATACGCGTGCTGCTGCGCGTCCTGAAACAGGGCATCGCGGTGTGGTACGCAGCCGACCAGAGCTATCGGCGCCAGCACAGCGTGCTCGTGCCGTTCTTCGGCGAGCCCGCGATGACCAACGGCGCGCTCACCCCTATCGCGCGCCTGAGTGCTGCCCCGGTGGTGCCGTACTTCCCGCAGCGCCTGGCTGACGGGAGTGGCTATCGCGTGAGCATCCTGCCCGCGCTGGAGGATTTTCCGAGCGGCGATGTCGCGGCCGACACACAGCGCGTCCTGGCGCTGCTCGAAGCACACATCCGGCAGGCGCCCGAGCAGTATTACTGGGTGCACCGCCGCTTCAAAGGGCGTCCGGAAGGCTTCCCGGACCCTTATCGCTGA